Genomic window (Kosakonia sp. BYX6):
TAACCATATGTGGACCATCAGCTGCTTACAGCTGCACCCGAAATCGGTGATCGTCTGCGACGAGCCGTCCACCATGGAGCTCAAGGTGAAAACGCTGAAATACTTCAACGAGTTAGAAGCGGAAAATATCAAAGGTCTGTAAGTTTGTTTCCGCTTCGCGAGGAAAATCCTGCGAAGCGGCACTCATTGTTAACCGGGGGTCGTTATGTATGCTTTAACCCATTGCCGAATCTTTACCGGCCATGAAATTCTGGATGACCATGCGCTAGTCGTAGCCGATGGCCTGATTGAACGTCTTTGCCCACTGGCAGAACTCCCAACGGGAATTGAACAACGCTCGCTTAATGGCGCCCTGCTCGCCCCCGGTTTTATTGATGTGCAGCTCAATGGCTGCGGCGGCGTTCAGTTTAATGACACCGCAGAGGCTGTCAGCGTCAAAACGCTGGAGATCATGCAGCACGCTAACGAAAAATCCGGCTGCACCAGTTTCCTGCCAACGCTTATCACCACCAGCGATGAATTAATGAAACAGGGCGTGCAGGTGATGCGCGACTACCTGGCAAAATATCCTCATCAGGCGCTGGGGCTTCACCTCGAAGGGCCGTGGCTGAATATCGTCAAAAAAGGCACGCACAATCCTGATTTCGTCCGTAAACCGGATCCAGCGCTGGTTGATTTCCTGTGCCAAAACGCAGATGTGATCACCAAAGTCACGCTGGCCCCGGAAATGGCGGGCTGCGAGGTGATTCGCCAACTGGCGGACGCGGGCATCGTGGTGTCTGCCGGTCACTCTAACGCGACGTTAAAAGAGGCGAAAGCGGGTTTCCGCGCCGGAATTAGCTTCGCAACGCACCTTTATAATGCGATGCCATATATCACTGGTCGCGAGCCAGGGCTTGCTGGCGCCGTGCTGGATGATGCCGATGTTTACTGCGGCGTGATTGCCGATGGGTTACATGTCGACTACGTTAATATTCGTAACGCTAAGCGATTGAAAGGCGACAAACTTTGCCTGGTGACTGACGCAACAGCGCCAGCAGGGGCAAATATTGATCAGTTCATTTTTGCTGGCAAAACAATATACTACCGAAATGGTTTGTGCGTGGACGAAAACGGAACGCTGAGCGGTTCCGCCCTGACGATGATCGAAGGGGTGCGTAATCTGGTGGAACATGTCGGCATTGCGCTGGATGAAGCGCTGCGTATGGCAACTCTCTACCCCGCTCGCGCCATTAGCGTTGACGAGAAATTGGGAAGTCTCGCCGTCGGTAAAGTGGCGAATCTCACCGCATTCACGCGCGATTATAAAATTATCAAGACCATCGTTAATGGCAACGAGGTCGCCACTGCATAAAAAGAGACGGTATGACATCAGGCGGACAAGCTCAAATCGGTAACGTTGACCTCGTAAAGCAGCTTAATAGCGCGGCGGTTTACCGCCTGATTGACCAACATGGCCCCATTTCGCGCATCCAGATTGCCGAACAAAGCCAGCTTGCTCCCGCCAGCGTGACAAAAATCACGCGCCAATTGATTGAACGCGGGCTGATCAAAGAAGTGGATCAGCAGGCCTCCACCGGAGGCCGCCGCGCAATCTCTATCATTACCGAAACCCGCAATTTTCAGGCTATTGGCGTTCGTCTCGGGCGCAACGACACGACCCTCACGTTATACGATCTGAGCAGCAAAGTGCTGGCAGAAGAACACTATCCGCTGCCGGAACGTACGCAGGAAACGCTGGAACACGCGCTACTCAACATCATTGGCCTGTTCATTGAAGCCAGCCAACGCAAAATCCGCGAGTTGATCGCCATTTCTGTGATCTTGCCAGGCCTTGTCGATCCTGAAAGTGGTGTGATTCGTTATATGCCGCATATCCAGGTTGATAATTGGGGTCTGGTGAACGCGCTGGAAAAACGCTTCAACTTAACCTGTTTTGTAGGGCACGACATTCGCAGCCTGGCCCTGGCCGAGCACTATTTTGGGGCAAGCCAAGATTGCGAAGACTCTATTTTGGTGCGCGTACACCGGGGAACCGGTGCGGGGATCATCTCTAACGGGCGTATTTTTATTGGTCGCAATGGCAACGTTGGCGAAATCGGCCATGTGCAGGTTGAACCGCTGGGCGAACGCTGCCACTGCGGCAACTTTGGTTGTCTGGAAACCATTGCTGCCAATGCCGCCATTGAACAACGCGTGCGTCATTTGCTGGAACAGGGCTACCAAAGCCGCCTCACGCAGGAGGATTGTTCCATCAAAGCCATCTGCAAAGCGGCGAATAAAGGCGATGCGCTGGCCTGCGAAGTCATTGAATACGTCGGTCGCCATCTTGGCAAAACCATCGCCATTGCTATTAACCTTTTTAACCCGCAAAAAGTGGTGATCGCTGGGGAAATTGTCGAAGCCGAAAAGGTGCTGCTGCCCGCCATTGAGGCGTGTATCAATACGCAGGCACTGAAAGCATTTCGCAAAAACCTGCCGGTGGTGCCGTCCACGCTCGATCATCGCTCTGCCATCGGCGCTTTCGCGCTGGTAAAACGTGCCATGCTGAACGGTCTGCTGCTCCAGCGTTTGCTGGAAAACTAACAGGGTTTATAGTTAATACTTATTTTTTATCCGGACTGTCCATGACCATTAAAAATGTAATCTGTGATATCGACGGCGTACTGATGCACGACAACGTTGCCGTACCCGGTGCTGCCGAATTCCTGACGCGGATCCTCGAAAAAGAGATGCCGCTGGTTTTGTTGACCAACTTTCCGTCCCAGACCGGCCAGGATCTGGCTAACCGCTTTGCGTCCGCCGGAATTGATGTGCCTGCCAGCGTCTTTTATACCTCGGCGATGGCAACCGCAGATTTCCTGAAACGCCAGGAAGGGAAAAAAGCGTATGTCGTCGGTGAAGGCGCGCTGATTCATGAGCTTTATAAAGCCGGTTTTACCATTACGGATATCAACCCGGATTTTGTCATCGTTGGCGAGACGCGTTCCTATAACTGGGAAATGATGCACAAAGCGGCATTTTTTGTGGCAAACGGCGCGCGCTTTATCGCGACCAATCCGGACACCCACGGGCGCGGTTTTTATCCGGCCTGCGGCGCACTTTGTGCCGGGATCGAAAAAATCTCGGGCCGCAAACCCTTTTATGTCGGCAAACCCAGTCCGTGGATTATCCGCGCCGCACTGAACACCATGCAGGCGCATTCAGAACATACGGTGATTGTCGGCGATAACCTGCGCACCGATATCCTGGCGGGTTTTCAGGCGGGTCTGGAAACCATTCTGGTGCTGTCCGGTGTTTCGCGCCTCGACGATATCGACAGCATGCCGTTCCGCCCTTCGTGGATTTACCCCTCCGTCGCGGAAATTGATGTTATCTGAACCTGGCCACGTCTTCGGACGTGGTTTTTTATTTTTACCGCCGATAAAAAATCACACCATTCAATAAAACGCGCATTATTTTGAGAATTCATCAATAGCGAAGCGCAATACATACGCTTTTTTCAGCATTCGGCAATCACCATTGCACTTTTTGATTTTCTCGCCGCAAAAGGCTTGCACCGCCCCCCGTTTTTGCGGCATTTTGACTGCCAGCACACAACATTACAGCAATGCCCTCAAGGTTAACGGAGAAGTCTATGTGTTCAATTTTTGGCGTACTGGATATCAAAACCGACGCAGCCGAATTACGTAAAAAAGCGCTGGAATTATCCCGCCTGATGCGCCACCGCGGCCCGGACTGGTCCGGTGTTTACGCAAGCGACAAAGCGATTCTGGCTCACGAACGTCTCTCCATCGTTGACGTCAACGCCGGTGCTCAGCCGCTGTACAACGAGAAAAAAACACATGCGCTGGCCGTTAACGGTGAAATCTACAACCACCAGGCGCTACGCGCGGAATACGGCGATCGCTATGCATTCCAGACCGGTTCCGACTGCGAAGTGATCCTCGCGCTGTATCAGGAAAAAGGCCCGGAATTTCTGGACGAATTGCAGGGCATGTTTGCCTTCGTTCTGTACGACAGTGAAAAAGATGCGTACCTGATTGGCCGCGATCATATTGGCATTATCCCTCTGTACATGGGTCACGATGAGCACGGCAACCTGTATGTTGCTTCCGAAATGAAAGCGCTGGTACCGGTTTGCCGCACCATTAAAGAGTTCCCGGCGGGCAGCTACCTGTGGAGCAAAGACGGTGAAATCCGCTCTTACTACCAACGTGACTGGTTCTCTTACGATGCCGTCAAAGACAACGTGACGGATAAAGCCGAGCTGCGCCAGGCGCTGGAAGACGCGGTGAAAAGCCATCTGATGTCGGACGTACCGTACGGCGTGCTGCTGTCTGGCGGTCTCGACTCTTCCGTTATCTCCGCGATCACCAAGAAATTCGCCGCGCGTCGCGTTGAAGATCAGGAGAAATCAGAAGCCTGGTGGCCGCAGTTGCACTCCTTCGCCGTTGGCCTGAAAGGCGCGCCGGATCTGAAAGCCGCGCAGGAAGTGGCTAACCATCTCGGCACCGTGCACCATGAAATTCATTTCACCGTGCAGGAAGGTCTGGATGCGATCCGCGATGTGATTTACCACATTGAAACTTATGACGTGACCACGATTCGCGCCTCAACGCCGATGTATTTGATGTCGCGCAAAATCAAAGCGATGGGCATCAAAATGGTGCTTTCCGGTGAAGGTTCTGATGAAGTGTTCGGCGGTTATCTCTACTTCCACAAAGCGCCGGATGCGAAAGAACTGCACGAAGAAACCGTGCGTAAACTGCAAGCGTTGCATATGTTTGACTGCGCGCGCGCCAACAAAGCGATGTCCGCATGGGGCGTGGAAGCTCGCGTACCGTTCCTGGATAAAAAATTCCTCGATGTCGCGATGCGTATCAACCCGCAGGACAAAATGTGTGGCAGCAACGGCAAAATGGAAAAACACATCCTGCGTGAATGTTTTGAATCCTACCTGCCGGCAAGCGTGGCATGGCGTCAGAAAGAGCAGTTCTCCGATGGTGTGGGTTACAGTTGGATCGACACGCTGAAAGAAGTGGCGGCGCAGCAGGTAACAGATCAGCAACTGGCCACCGCCAGCTACCGTTTCCCGTACAATACACCGGCCTCGAAAGAAGCTTATCTGTACCGTGAAATTTTTGAAGAATTGTTCCCGCTGACAAGCGCCGCGGAATGCGTGCCTGGCGGCCCGTCTGTTGCCTGCTCATCGGCTAAAGCGTTCGAATGGGATGAAGCGTTCAAAACCATGAACGATCCGTCTGGACGCGCAGTGGGTATTCACCAGTCAGCCTATTAATAAGTAATGCTTATTCCTACAGGCCCTGCGGGGCCTGTTGTTTTTGTGTCACTGATTTAACGCATAAAATCGAATTTTGCTGAATAAAGCGTCATGCTGTTCGCAACCTAACCAAACAGTCACATTCCGGCAATTTTCGATGAAAAAGGTATTGACGCTGTAGGGTCCAATACGCATAATGCGCCCCGCAACGCCGATAAGGTAACGCGAAAAAAAGATGGCTACGTAGCTCAGCTGGTTAGAGCACAGCACTCATAATGCTGGGGTCACAGGTTCGATTCCCGTCGTAGCCACCATCTTTTTTTGCGGGAGTGGCGAAATTGGTAGACGCACCAGATTTAGGTTCTGGCGCCGCAAGGTGTGCGAGTTCAAGTCTCGCCTCCCGCACCATTCCCAAAGAGGTGTTGCACGGATGGGGTATCGCCAAGCGGTAAGGCACCGGTTTTTGATACCGGCATTCCCTGGTTCGAATCCAGGTACCCCAGCCATCTCTTCTTCGACTCCTGCGTTTGTTTTCCGCGTCAGTCGTTGGGGTATCGCCAAGCGGTAAGGCACCGGTTTTTGATACCGGCATTCCCTGGTTCGAATCCAGGTACCCCAGCCAGTCGATGACTGGTCAAGCAATAAAATTTGGCTACGTAGCTCAGCTGGTTAGAGCACAGCACTCATAATGCTGGGGTCACAGGTTCGATTCCCGTCGTAGCCACCACATTCACGGTCTAATGCGTTAAGTGTTAAACCGGAAAGATTTGTTGGGGTATCGCCAAGCGGTAAGGCAGTGGATTCTGATTCCACCATTCCGAGGTTCGAATCCTCGTACCCCAGCCAACTTTAAAGACGTTTACTTCTGTGAACGCGCTTTTGGGGTATCGCCAAGCGGTAAGGCAGTGGATTCTGATTCCACCATTCCGAGGTTCGAATCCTCGTACCCCAGCCAATCAAAACAAAAAAGCTCGCTTCGGCGGGCTTTTTTGTTTTCTCCCTCCCGACAATGGGTAGCTATTCTCCTCGCAAAACACAGCGTAATTTATGCTTATTGTCTCAATGAGCTCGCATTATGAACTACCAAACAACCGCCCTGTGGATTTACGCCCCGCTCTACATACTGATTGCCGTCGCTGGCATCGGCCTCAGTTTCTTTGGCCTCTCCGCGCCCATCTTTTATGTCATCTGCATTGGGCTGATTTTTCCGGTCATCATTTCCATGCGGCTGCATACGCTCAGCGAAAGCGGCCAGGCGACATTAATGAAAGAGACCTCAAACTGGACAGTTTACGTGCAGGGCATTCCGGTGCAGGAGAAACGTTCGTCGCTGAAAAACCCCTGTTTCTTTACCCCGCAGCGAACGCAGCAATTTTTCATGCGCGGATTTATCGCCAGGCTCTGCCTGCAACTTGTCGCGGTAGGCATGTTGATACAGCAGACGCTCGCCAATCCGTTACTGAGCTACTACGGGCTGGCCGCGGTGTTTGCGTTGCTCTTCCTGCTGGTGCCGCTTTACCGCACGCTGATGGCCTTACGTGAAATCTATGTTGGCAAGTGGGCGCTGCAATATGTTGATGCTACGGTGGGCTATCAGGCCTTCTTTATTGACAAAAAAGGCCCTGGCACAGCATTGAATAAACTGCTGTCAGTGTTATAAATCGACGCCGCGCGCACCAACGAAAATGATACTTGCGGCAATATTACAAGCCTAAGGCGTATTTCAACGCCTGGCGCTTCAGCACACCGGCGCGTTCCGCCGCCATCAGGCCGATATTACGTAGCAAGCGCACCGGGCCGAGATCGTTACTGAACCCGGCATAAAACAGATCCATGCCGCTTTGCATAATGAAGTTATCCGCCATTCGGCGCATCTGGTAGCGTTTTAACACCCCTTGGCTGGCCCAGGCTTCCCCGTGCGAACGCGCCCCGGTCAGCACTTCCAGCAACGCCTCCACATCGCGATAACCCAGGTTTACCCCCTGCCCGGCCAGCGGATGGATGGTGTGCGCCGCATCGCCCACCAGCGCAAGCCCTGGACGGACATACTTCAAGGCGTGGCGACGCGTCAGTGGGAAAGCCGCCGCTGCGACCGGCTTAACGCGGCCCAGACGGGGCGGAAAGTGCAACGCAATTTCCTGTTCCAGTTGCACCATATTCAGCGTTTGCAACTGGCGAATGCGCGCTGGCGTGTCATACCACACCAGCGATGCCCAACGATCAAACAGCGGTAAAAAGGCATGAGGTCCGTGAGGGGTGAAGTGCTGCCAGGTGCTGTCGCCCGCCTCATCTTCGCACTCAACGGTGATTAACATGCACGATTGCTGATATTGCCAGGCGTGGATACCGATCCCGGCGGCCTGGCGCACCCAAGAGTTGGCGCCATCTGCGCCCACCACCAGCTTCGCCGTGAGCGTATCGCCATTGCTGAAAGTGAGCTCCTGGAAATCGTTATGGGCATGCAGCGCACTCAATGTTCCCTCAGTACGTAACGTCACCTGCGGATGCGCCTGCAGTTCATCCCACAGCGCACGCTGCAAAACCGTGTTCTCTACCATATAGCCGAGCAACGGCAGCTTCAGCTCGCGGGCGTCAAACATGACGTGCGCATTTTCCCACTCCCAGGTTTCCAACTGCCGGTACGGATGGCAGCGCATCGCCTGAATACTTTCCCAGACGCCCAGCCCGCGCAGCAACGCGACGGATGAGGCGCTGATGGCCGAGATCCGCACGTCCGGCTGTGCTTCGGGATTAAATACCGCCGGTTCGTGCCTTTCGATAACCGTTACGGCAAAACCATGTTGTGCCAGCCCCAGCGCCAGCGCCCCGCCGACCATTCCGCCGCCGACAATAGCGACCTCAGTGGATTGATTTGTCATGGCTCATTGTCCTTACACGAGAATGCCTTAAGTTTACCGGATTTTTCACGCCTTGCGGTTGAGAACCATCATACTGGTCAGCACGCGACCAAAGCATTACAATACGCGGCCTGCAATCCTGGCTTATACCCGTCATACTCAGGGTATACGAACTTAAGCAAGAGCAAGTCGATGACAAAAAAACTCCACATTAAAACTTGGGGCTGTCAGATGAACGAATACGATTCATCAAAGATGGCCGATCTGCTGGATGCCACACACGGCTATCAACTGACCGACGTGGCAGAAGAAGCGGATGTGCTGCTGCTCAATACCTGCTCAATCCGCGAGAAAGCCCAGGAGAAAGTCTTCCACCAATTGGGTCGCTGGAAGCTACTGAAAGAGAAAAACCCGGACCTGATCATCGGCGTTGGTGGCTGTGTCGCGTCTCAGGAAGGCGATCACATTCGTCAACGCGCTCACTATGTCGACATCATTTTTGGGCCGCAAACCCTGCACCGTCTGCCGGAAATGATCAATGCCGTTCGCGGCGATCGTAGCCCGGTTGTCGATATCAGCTTCCCGGAAATTGAAAAATTTGACCGCCTGCCAGAACCACGAGCCGATGGCCCGACGGCCTTCGTTTCTATTATGGAAGGCTGCAACAAATACTGTACTTACTGCGTTGTGCCTTATACGCGCGGCGAAGAAGTCAGCCGTCCTTCCGATGACATCCTGTTTGAAATCGCGCAACTGGCAGCGCAAGGCGTGCGTGAAGTGAACCTGCTCGGCCAGAACGTTAACGCCTGGCGCGGTGAAAACTTCGATGGCAGCATCGGCACCTTTGCAGAACTGCTGCGCCTGGTGGCGGCGATCGACGGTATCGACCGCGTTCGCTTTACCACCAGCCACCCGATTGAGTTCACCGACGACATCATTGAGGTCTATCGCGATACGCCGGAACTGGTGAGCTTCCTGCATCTGCCGGTGCAAAGCGGTTCCGACCGCGTGCTGAACCTGATGAGCCGTACCCACACCACGCTCGAATATAAAGCCATTATTCGTAAACTGCGCGCGGCGCGTCCGGATATCCAAATCAGTTCGGACTTTATCGTCGGCTTCCCTGGCGAAACCACCGACGATTTCGAAAAAACCATGAAGCTGATTGCCGATGTGAATTTCGACATGAGCTACAGCTTTATTTTCTCTGCCCGTCCGGGTACGCCCGCCGCCGATATGGTCGACGATGTGCCGGAAGAGGAGAAAAAACAGCGTCTGTATATTCTGCAAGAGCGCATCAACCAGCAGGCGATGGCCTGGAGTCGGCGTATGCTCGGTACCACGCAGCGTATTCTGGTAGAAGGCACATCGCGTAAGAGCATCATGGAGTTGTCCGGCCGTACCGAGAACAACCGCGTGGTGAACTTCGAAGGCAAGCCGGAGATGATCGGTAAGTTCGTCGATGTAGAAATTGTCGATGTTTATCCGAATTCTCTGCGCGGCGTGCTGGTGCGCACCGAAGAGGAAATGGGCCTGCGCGTGGTGGAATCCCCGGAATCCGTTATCGCCCGCACCCGCAAAGAGAACGATCTTGGCGTCGGCTCATATCAGCCGTGATGCCTCTGGCCTGCCCTCTCTGGCAGGCCTTGCTTTTCCCCTCGTCCATCCCAACATCATCCGCGATGCTTGCGACTTCTCTCTATGCCGTGAATAATTCCCTTATGGGCGCTGCGGCGAGACATATCAAAGAGGAACAGTTTGAACATAGATACGCGTGAAATTACCCTTGAGCCAGCGGACAACGCACGTCTGCTAAGTCTGTGCGGCCCGTTTGACGACAACATCAAACAACTGGAGCGGCGACTGGGCATCGAAATCAACCGCCGCGATAATCACTTCAAACTCACCGGACGCGAAATTTGCGTCAGCGCTGCCGCCGATATCCTGCGCAGTCTGTATGTCGATACCGCCCCGATGCGCGGTCAAACGCAGGAAATTGAGCCGGAACAAATCCACCTGGCGATCAAAGAAGCCCGCGTGCTGGAACAGAGCGCCGAGAGCGTGCCGGAATACGGCAAAGCGGTCAATATCAAGACCAAGCGTGGCGTCATCAAGCCGCGCACGCCAAACCAGGCGCAATACATCGCCAATATTCTCGATCATGACATCACCTTCGGCGTTGGCCCGGCGGGTACCGGTAAAACGTATCTTGCGGTTGCCGCAGCGGTCGATGCGCTGGAACGCCAGGATGTACGCCGTATTCTGCTGACCCGACCGGCCGTAGAAGCGGGTGAAAAGCTCGGCTTCCTGCCAGGCGATCTCAGCCAAAAAGTCGATCCTTATTTACGCCCTCTGTACGACGCGCTGTTTGAAATGCTCGGTTTCGAACGTGTCGAGAAGTTGATTGAACGCAACGTGATTGAAGTTGCGCCGCTCGCCTATATGCGCGGTCGCACCCTTAACGACGCGTTTATCATTCTTGATGAGAGCCAGAACACCACCATCGAACAGATGAAGATGTTCCTGACGCGCATCGGCTTTAATTCGAAAGCCGTAATCACCGGTGATGTAACGCAGATTGACCTACCGCGTAACACCAAATCCGGTTTGCGTCACGCCGTTGAAGTACTGGCGAACGTCGACGAAATCAGCTTTAACTTCTTCCACAGCGAAGACGTGGTGCGCCACCCGGTGGTTGCCCGCATCGTTATCGCCTATGAAGCCTGGGAAGAAGCAGAACAGAAACGTAAAGCCGAACTGGCCGCCGAGCGTAAACGCGAAGCCCAGGAGCAGGAGCAGAAATGAGTCAGGTGATCCTCGATTTACAACTGGCGTGTGAAGATAACGGCGGTCTGCCGGAAGAGGCGCAGTTCCAGAAATGGCTGGACGCCGTTATCCCGCAGTTTCAGGAAGAAGCGGAAGTGACCATTCGTCTGG
Coding sequences:
- the nagA gene encoding N-acetylglucosamine-6-phosphate deacetylase; translated protein: MYALTHCRIFTGHEILDDHALVVADGLIERLCPLAELPTGIEQRSLNGALLAPGFIDVQLNGCGGVQFNDTAEAVSVKTLEIMQHANEKSGCTSFLPTLITTSDELMKQGVQVMRDYLAKYPHQALGLHLEGPWLNIVKKGTHNPDFVRKPDPALVDFLCQNADVITKVTLAPEMAGCEVIRQLADAGIVVSAGHSNATLKEAKAGFRAGISFATHLYNAMPYITGREPGLAGAVLDDADVYCGVIADGLHVDYVNIRNAKRLKGDKLCLVTDATAPAGANIDQFIFAGKTIYYRNGLCVDENGTLSGSALTMIEGVRNLVEHVGIALDEALRMATLYPARAISVDEKLGSLAVGKVANLTAFTRDYKIIKTIVNGNEVATA
- the nagC gene encoding DNA-binding transcriptional regulator NagC, with amino-acid sequence MTSGGQAQIGNVDLVKQLNSAAVYRLIDQHGPISRIQIAEQSQLAPASVTKITRQLIERGLIKEVDQQASTGGRRAISIITETRNFQAIGVRLGRNDTTLTLYDLSSKVLAEEHYPLPERTQETLEHALLNIIGLFIEASQRKIRELIAISVILPGLVDPESGVIRYMPHIQVDNWGLVNALEKRFNLTCFVGHDIRSLALAEHYFGASQDCEDSILVRVHRGTGAGIISNGRIFIGRNGNVGEIGHVQVEPLGERCHCGNFGCLETIAANAAIEQRVRHLLEQGYQSRLTQEDCSIKAICKAANKGDALACEVIEYVGRHLGKTIAIAINLFNPQKVVIAGEIVEAEKVLLPAIEACINTQALKAFRKNLPVVPSTLDHRSAIGAFALVKRAMLNGLLLQRLLEN
- a CDS encoding HAD-IIA family hydrolase, yielding MTIKNVICDIDGVLMHDNVAVPGAAEFLTRILEKEMPLVLLTNFPSQTGQDLANRFASAGIDVPASVFYTSAMATADFLKRQEGKKAYVVGEGALIHELYKAGFTITDINPDFVIVGETRSYNWEMMHKAAFFVANGARFIATNPDTHGRGFYPACGALCAGIEKISGRKPFYVGKPSPWIIRAALNTMQAHSEHTVIVGDNLRTDILAGFQAGLETILVLSGVSRLDDIDSMPFRPSWIYPSVAEIDVI
- the asnB gene encoding asparagine synthase B, with translation MCSIFGVLDIKTDAAELRKKALELSRLMRHRGPDWSGVYASDKAILAHERLSIVDVNAGAQPLYNEKKTHALAVNGEIYNHQALRAEYGDRYAFQTGSDCEVILALYQEKGPEFLDELQGMFAFVLYDSEKDAYLIGRDHIGIIPLYMGHDEHGNLYVASEMKALVPVCRTIKEFPAGSYLWSKDGEIRSYYQRDWFSYDAVKDNVTDKAELRQALEDAVKSHLMSDVPYGVLLSGGLDSSVISAITKKFAARRVEDQEKSEAWWPQLHSFAVGLKGAPDLKAAQEVANHLGTVHHEIHFTVQEGLDAIRDVIYHIETYDVTTIRASTPMYLMSRKIKAMGIKMVLSGEGSDEVFGGYLYFHKAPDAKELHEETVRKLQALHMFDCARANKAMSAWGVEARVPFLDKKFLDVAMRINPQDKMCGSNGKMEKHILRECFESYLPASVAWRQKEQFSDGVGYSWIDTLKEVAAQQVTDQQLATASYRFPYNTPASKEAYLYREIFEELFPLTSAAECVPGGPSVACSSAKAFEWDEAFKTMNDPSGRAVGIHQSAY
- the ubiF gene encoding 3-demethoxyubiquinol 3-hydroxylase — translated: MTNQSTEVAIVGGGMVGGALALGLAQHGFAVTVIERHEPAVFNPEAQPDVRISAISASSVALLRGLGVWESIQAMRCHPYRQLETWEWENAHVMFDARELKLPLLGYMVENTVLQRALWDELQAHPQVTLRTEGTLSALHAHNDFQELTFSNGDTLTAKLVVGADGANSWVRQAAGIGIHAWQYQQSCMLITVECEDEAGDSTWQHFTPHGPHAFLPLFDRWASLVWYDTPARIRQLQTLNMVQLEQEIALHFPPRLGRVKPVAAAAFPLTRRHALKYVRPGLALVGDAAHTIHPLAGQGVNLGYRDVEALLEVLTGARSHGEAWASQGVLKRYQMRRMADNFIMQSGMDLFYAGFSNDLGPVRLLRNIGLMAAERAGVLKRQALKYALGL
- the miaB gene encoding tRNA (N6-isopentenyl adenosine(37)-C2)-methylthiotransferase MiaB, with the translated sequence MTKKLHIKTWGCQMNEYDSSKMADLLDATHGYQLTDVAEEADVLLLNTCSIREKAQEKVFHQLGRWKLLKEKNPDLIIGVGGCVASQEGDHIRQRAHYVDIIFGPQTLHRLPEMINAVRGDRSPVVDISFPEIEKFDRLPEPRADGPTAFVSIMEGCNKYCTYCVVPYTRGEEVSRPSDDILFEIAQLAAQGVREVNLLGQNVNAWRGENFDGSIGTFAELLRLVAAIDGIDRVRFTTSHPIEFTDDIIEVYRDTPELVSFLHLPVQSGSDRVLNLMSRTHTTLEYKAIIRKLRAARPDIQISSDFIVGFPGETTDDFEKTMKLIADVNFDMSYSFIFSARPGTPAADMVDDVPEEEKKQRLYILQERINQQAMAWSRRMLGTTQRILVEGTSRKSIMELSGRTENNRVVNFEGKPEMIGKFVDVEIVDVYPNSLRGVLVRTEEEMGLRVVESPESVIARTRKENDLGVGSYQP
- a CDS encoding PhoH family protein yields the protein MNIDTREITLEPADNARLLSLCGPFDDNIKQLERRLGIEINRRDNHFKLTGREICVSAAADILRSLYVDTAPMRGQTQEIEPEQIHLAIKEARVLEQSAESVPEYGKAVNIKTKRGVIKPRTPNQAQYIANILDHDITFGVGPAGTGKTYLAVAAAVDALERQDVRRILLTRPAVEAGEKLGFLPGDLSQKVDPYLRPLYDALFEMLGFERVEKLIERNVIEVAPLAYMRGRTLNDAFIILDESQNTTIEQMKMFLTRIGFNSKAVITGDVTQIDLPRNTKSGLRHAVEVLANVDEISFNFFHSEDVVRHPVVARIVIAYEAWEEAEQKRKAELAAERKREAQEQEQK